The Bradysia coprophila strain Holo2 chromosome X unlocalized genomic scaffold, BU_Bcop_v1 contig_12, whole genome shotgun sequence genome window below encodes:
- the LOC119067502 gene encoding endoplasmic reticulum metallopeptidase 1-like, translated as MKRIFNRNEDKPAPRNERNVFDFGYHKKNVHSLPQWYAFALVAVALAISYASHYLLFNLPTALTIDDAKDNPTAFIAERAWADLKALNDMGPRVSGSYTNEVLAVNFLKREINSIQQGAHQNQKIHADVQVVSGAYWLGFKPQGMTSVYRNIQNVVVKLAGRSEGNGNHSLLLNCHFDSVPGSPGASDDAGSCVVMLEILRVLSKQSKVNKHSVIFLFNGAEETSLQASHGFITQHRWASNVRAFINIESAGSNGKEILFQSGPNHSWLVDMYKRSAPHPFGNSVGEEIFQSGFIPSDTDFRVFRDFGNIPGLDLAHPMNGYRYHTKYDHIDYISAPCLQRTGDNVLGLVRNIANSEQLFDVQSHAKGINIYYDFLGLVFISYSQNVAIVLNVLVGFFSVILPYLSLKRITNAIHTNHIRKQMFIGFFNNIIAVIFSAVFCYGIAIELDSSDHTMSWYTHKIYATFLYVIPVLLTFCFVHRFIFKTDNLPISLSLQIQSRLIGTAIMWSLLLLALTAFNLRSGYMIFVPLAITLLSNITISVTSVQNSIRKWLYVHVFYQLFVLFWTLNSYHLLTGIFIPMIGRSGGERNPEITVAAICTAVTIYSISFIVPLIGLLNRTKWIFVSMIAMFLMARISLSTTNIGFPYTDDSGKYPTPQRHFISHTVRTVYGENGQEIYSDSGFWVRQIDRNTRKTVESLFAPEIPVSQEVNVACSKTVFCGLPFHSMRHLFSTGYWVPGPAPIIQDEASLKLNSKQIVNGNERELHFTMSGNVLTSIGLQPKPGVELVHWDIISDTLPPENSFLGNKVYLIAFNRGLDIDAKNFTLKFKIDEKVHTGSSVVDVMLVSYFWEYHQQHTPFFAQLLNKLPSWAFAVPSVSSFKAWTF; from the exons ATGAAACGAATATTTAACAGGAAT gaAGACAAACCTGCTCCAAGGAACGAACGAAATGTCTTCGATTTCG GATatcataagaaaaatgtgCATAGTCTTCCTCAATGGTATGCATTCGCATTGGTAGCTGTAGCCCTAGCCATAAGTTATGCAAGTCACTATCTTCTTTTCAATTTGCCGACCGCACTAACCATAGATGACGCT AAAGATAATCCGACTGCATTCATAGCGGAAAGGGCTTGGGCAGATTTGAAAGCCCTAAATGATATGGGACCTCGTGTAAGCGGAAGCTATACGAATGAAGTGTTGGCCGTTAATTTCTTGAAGCGCGAAATTAATTCAATCCAACAAGGGgctcatcaaaatcaaaaaattcacGCTGACGTACAGGTTGTTAGTGGAGCGTACTGGTTGGGCTTTAAGCCTCAAG GTATGACCAGCGTCTATCGGAATAtacaaaatgttgttgttaAATTGGCTGGTAGGAGCGAAGGGAATGGAAATCATTCATTGCTCTTAAATTGTCATTTTGACTCTGTGCCTGGAAGTCCCG gaGCTAGTGATGATGCTGGCAGTTGTGTTGTAATGTTGGAAATACTCCGGGTCCTTTCAAAACAGTCTAAAGTGAACAAACATTCcgtaatatttttgtttaacgGTGCTGAAGAAACCTCATTACAAGCATCACATGGTTTCATAACTCAACATCGTTGGGCTTCCAACGTTAGAG CTTTCATTAACATTGAATCGGCTGGATCCAATGGAAAAGAGATTTTGTTTCAGTCAGGACCCAACCACTCATGGCTAGTTGAT ATGTACAAACGATCAGCGCCACATCCGTTCGGTAACAGTGTCGGTGAAGAAATCTTTCAATCCGGATTCATTCCATCCGACACCGATTTTCGAGTGTTCCGAGACTTTGGCAACATTCCGG GCCTTGACTTGGCTCATCCGATGAACGGCTACCGGTATCACACCAAATACGATCACATTGACTACATTTCAGCGCCGTGCTTGCAACGAACTGGTGACAATGTTTTGGGATTGGTCAGAAATATTGCAAATTCGGAACAACTCTTCGACGTTCAG AGTCATGCGAAGGGCATTAACATCTACTATGATTTCCTTGGACTTGTGTTCATTTCCTATAGCCAAAACGTGGCAATTGTCCTGAATGTGTTGGTTGGTTTCTTTTCGGTTATCTTGCCGTACTTAAGTTTGAAGAGGATCACAAATG CAATCCACACCAACCACATCagaaaacaaatgttcatcggatttttcaacaatattatcgcTGTGATATTCTCCGCTGTGTTCTGCTACGGCATAGCTATCGAATTGGATAGTTCCGACCACACAATGTCATGGTATACGCACAAAATTTACGCCACATTCCTGTACGTCATTCCCGTCCTGCTCACATTTTGCTTCGTTCATCGATTCATATTCAAAACCGACAATTTGCCAATCAGTTTGAGTCTACAGATTCAGTCCCGATTAATTGGAACGGCAATTATGTGGAGTCTGTTGCTTTTAGCATTGACGGCATTCAATTTGCGGTCCGGTTACATGATTTTTGTGCCACTGGCGATTACCCTATTGTCGAACATTACAATCAGCGTCACAAGCGTACAGAATTCGA TACGCAAATGGCTGTATGTGCATGTGTTCTACCAATTGTTTGTTCTGTTTTGGACCTTAAACAGTTACCACCTGTTAACGGGCATATTCATACCAATGATTGGACGATCAGGTGGAGAACGAAATCCGGAGATAACTGTAGCTGCGATATGTACTGCCGTTACCATTTATTCGATTAGTTTCATC GTACCTCTAATCGGACTGTTGAACAGAACAAAATGGATCTTTGTATCGATGATTGCGATGTTTTTGATGGCTCGAATTTCACTGTCCACCACAAATATTGGTTTTCCCTACACTGACGATTCCGGCAAATATCCTACACCACAACGCCATTTCATTTCG CACACCGTTCGGACAGTGTACGGTGAAAATGGACAGGAAATCTATTCCGATTCTGGATTTTGGGTCCGACAAATTGATCGTAATACACGAAAAACGGTGGAAAGTCTATTTGCACCGGAGATACCCGTATCGCAAGAAGTCAATGTTGCTTGCTCGAAAACCGTTTTTTGCGGTTTACCATTCCATTCGATGCGTCATCTATTTTCAAC TGGATACTGGGTACCTGGACCTGCTCCAATCATTCAAGACGAAGCATCGTTGAAACTAAATTCCAAACAGATTGTCAATGGAAATGAACGAGAGCTACACTTCACCATGTCCG GTAATGTACTCACCTCAATTGGTCTGCAACCTAAGCCGGGCGTCGAATTGGTACACTGGGACATTATCAGTGATACACTACCACCGGAAAATTCATTCCTCGGGAATAAAGTGTATTTGATAGCCTTCAATCGCGGATTGGATATCGATGCAAAGAATTTTACGCTCAAATTCAAA ATTGACGAAAAAGTGCACACTGGATCGTCCGTTGTCGATGTAATGTTGGTGTCGTATTTCTGGGAATATCACCAACAACATACTCCATTCTTTGCTCAATTACTCAATAAGCTACCGTCTTGGGCATTTGCCGTTCCATCAGTCTCGTCATTTAAAGCCTGGacgttttga